From Melopsittacus undulatus isolate bMelUnd1 chromosome 19, bMelUnd1.mat.Z, whole genome shotgun sequence, a single genomic window includes:
- the DAZAP1 gene encoding DAZ-associated protein 1 isoform X3, whose translation MTQRNRGPEVEVKRAEPRDSKSQTPGPPGTSQWGSRIMPSAANGWAGQPPPTWQQGYGPQGMWVPAGQAIGGYGPPPPGRGAPPPPPPFTSYIVSTPPGGFPPPQGFPQGYGTPPPFSFGYGAPPPPPDQFAPPGVPPPPATPGAAPLAFPPPPPPSQATQDMSKPPTAPPEFPYSQFGYGQDLSGFGQGFSDPSQQPPPYGGPSVQPSSGPPAGGSGFGRGQNHNVQGFHPYRR comes from the exons GTGGAGGTGAAACGTGCAGAACCTCGTGATAGCAAAAGCCAAACTCCAGGTCCCCCCGGCACCAGTCAGTGGGGAAGCAGGATCATGCCAAGTGCTGCCAATGGCTGGGCTGGGCAGCCTCCTCCAACCTGGCAACAGGGTTATGGCCCTCAAG gGATGTGGGTGCCAGCTGGACAGGCAATTG GTGGGTATGGACCACCTCCTCCAGGAAGAGGAgctcctccaccaccaccaccatttACCTCATACATAGTCTCAACACCTCCTGGAGGATTCCCACCTCCACAAGGATTTCCACAGGGCTATGGCACCCCTCCACCATTTA GTTTTGGTTATGGTGCTCCGCCTCCTCCACCTGACCAGTTTGCCCCACCTGGAGTACCCCCTCCACCTGCCACTCCAGGAGCAGCACCACTAGCttttccaccaccaccaccaccatctcAGGCAACTCAGGACATGAGCAAACCCCCAACTGCTCCACCAGAATTCCCTTATAGTCAGTTTG gGTATGGACAAGACTTGAGTGGTTTTGGACAAGGCTTCTCTGATCCCAGCCAGCAGCCCCCTCCCTACGGAggcccctcagttcaaccaTCAAGTGGCCCACCTGCAGGAGGAAGTGGCTTTGGACGAGGACAGAACCATAACGTGCAAGGATTTCACCCCTACAGGCGCTAG
- the RPS15 gene encoding small ribosomal subunit protein uS19 — protein sequence MAEVEQKKKRTFRKFTYRGVDLDQLLDMSYEQLMQLYSARQRRRLNRGLRRKQHSLLKRLRKAKKEAPPMEKPEVVKTHLRDMIILPEMVGSMVGVYNGKTFNQVEIKPEMIGHYLGEFSITYKPVKHGRPGIGATHSSRFIPLK from the exons ATG GCGGAGGTGGAGCAGAAGAAGAAGCGAACGTTCCGTAAGTTCACCTACAGAGGGGTGGACCTGGACCAGCTCCTCGACATGTCCTA CGAGCAGCTGATGCAGTTGTACAGCGCCCGGCAGCGCCGGCGCCTCAACCGGGGGCTGCGCCGCAAGCAGCACTCGCTGCTGAAGCGCCTGCGGAAGGCCAAGAAGGAGGCTCCCCCCATGGAGAAGCCCGAGGTGGTGAAGACGCATCTGCGGGACATGATCATCCTGCCGGAGATGGTGGGGAGCATGGTCGGGGTGTACAACGGGAAGACCTTCAACCAGGTGGAGATCAAG CCCGAAATGATCGGTCACTACCTGGGGGAGTTCTCCATCACATACAAGCCGGTGAAGCATGGGCGCCCGGGCATTGGAGCCACACATTCCTCCAGGTTCATTCCTCTGAAGTAA